The Erigeron canadensis isolate Cc75 chromosome 4, C_canadensis_v1, whole genome shotgun sequence genome window below encodes:
- the LOC122598318 gene encoding putative phospholipid-transporting ATPase 9, which produces MGKERRKKMHLSKMYSIRRNGFEEDHSQIGGPGFSRVVYSNENSEIVQNYADNYVRLTKYTLVTFLPKSLFEQFRRVANFYFLVTGILAFTPLSPYSPVSAILPLIIVIGATMVKEGIEDWQRQQQDHEVNNRKVNVHRGGGVFETSEWKNLRVGNIVRVEKDEFFPADLLLLSSSYDDAICYVETMNLDGETNLKLKQSLDVTSSINEDSKFKNFKATIRCEDPNASLYTFVGTMQFQEQRYALSPQQLLLRDSKLRNTDHIYGTVIFTGHDTKVIQNSTDPPSKRSRIERRMDHIIYFLFFVLFLMALFGSVYFGIVTRDDLDGNRMKRWYLRPNQSDIFFDPERAPMAAIYHFLTAVMLYSYLIPISLYVSIEVVKVLQTIFINNDVDMYDEESDKPAHARTSNLNEELGQVNTILSDKTGTLTCNSMEFIKCSVAGTAYGRRVTEVERAMAKRKNGQDHLDENGHEAYSHLSVKGYNFEDERISNGHWVREPHSDVIQKFFRLLAICHTAIPDVDEETGKVTYEAESPDEAAFVIAAKELGFEFYKRTQNSVSFVEFDPKSKKNVERSYELLNILEFNSTRKRMSVIVRDDEGKLLLLCKGADSVMFERLSKRGRQFEENTRDHVHDYADAGLRTLILAYRELNDQEYGEFNDKFTEAKNSVSAERDDMISEVTDEIEKDLILLGATAVEDKLQKGVPETIDKLAQAGIKIWVLTGDKMETAINIGFACSLLRQGMKQIVITLESPEIIAAEKAGDKSATAMVSKQSVQKQISAGKAQVDASMSDAYALIIDGKSLVYALNEDTKKAFLELAVGCASVICCRSSPKQKALVTRLVKEGTGKTTLAIGDGANDVGMLQEADIGIGISGVEGMQAVMSSDIAIAQFRFLERLLLVHGHWSYRRISSMISYFFYKNIVFGTTVFLYEAYASFSGQPAYNDWFLSLYNVFFTSLPVIALGVFDQDVSARFCLKFPLLYQEGVQNTLFRWRRIFSWMLNGLFSGIIIFFLCIKAINPESYDKNGKTAGLEIVGATLYTCVVWVVNCQMALAVSYFTLIQHIFIWGGILVWYLFLIVYGALPPSISTTAYKVFVETLAPAPTYWLVTLFVVTASLTPYFCFKAIQMRFFPGYHGMVQWLRHDGQTNDPEYCSMVRQRSIRATTVGLTARSVARDNNLYNLDRHLER; this is translated from the exons atgggaaaagaaaggagaaaaaaGATGCACCTTAGCAAAATGTATTCAATAAGAAGAAATGGATTTGAAGAAGATCATTCACAAATTGGTGGGCCAGGGTTTTCAAGAGTAGTTTATAGCAATGAAAATAGTGAAATAGTGCAAAATTATGCTGATAATTATGTTAGGTTAACTAAGTATACATTAGTTACATTTTTACCAAAATCATTGTTTGAGCAGTTTAGAAGAGTggctaatttttattttttagttactGGGATATTGGCTTTTACACCATTATCTCCTTATTCTCCTGTTAGTGCTATTCTACCTCTTATTATTGTCATTGGTGCTACTATGGTCAAAGAAGGGATTGAAGATTGGCAAAGACAACAACAA GATCATGAGGTCAATAACCGAAAGGTGAATGTACATAGAGGTGGAGGAGTTTTCGAAACTAGTGAGTGGAAAAATCTAAGAGTGGGTAACATAGTGAGGGTAGAAAAGGATGAATTCTTCCCTGCAGATCTTCTCTTGCTTTCATCTAGCTATGATGATGCAATATGTTATGTTGAAACGATGAACTTAGACGGTGAAACaaatttgaagttaaaacaaTCATTAGATGTAACTTCTTCAATTAACGAAGATTCAAAATTCAAGAACTTTAAAGCTACAATTAGATGTGAAGATCCAAACGCTAGTTTGTATACGTTTGTTGGAACAATGCAGTTTCAAGAACAACGGTATGCGCTTTCTCCTCAACAGCTTCTTTTAAGAGACTCCAAGCTTCGAAACACTGATCACATCTATGGTACTGTTATTTTTACGGGTCATGACACAAAAGTCATTCAGAACTCAACCGACCCGCCTTCAAAAAGAAGTAGAATCGAAAGAAGAATGGATCATATCATCTATTTCTTGTTCTTTGTGTTGTTTCTAATGGCATTGTTTGGATCAGTATATTTTGGGATTGTGACAAGAGATGATTTAGATGGGAATAGAATGAAGAGATGGTATCTAAGACCCAACCAATCCGATATATTCTTTGATCCTGAACGAGCTCCAATGGCGGCTATATATCACTTCTTAACAGCGGTAATGCTTTATAGCTACTTGATTCCCATTTCTCTGTATGTATCAATAGAAGTCGTGAAAGTGTTGCAGACGATTTTTATAAACAATGATGTTGATATGTATGACGAGGAATCAGACAAGCCAGCACATGCCCGTACCTCAAATTTGAATGAAGAACTTGGTCAAGTTAATACCATTCTGTCAGACAAAACTGGAACTTTGACTTGTAACTCAATGGAGTTTATTAAGTGCTCAGTGGCGGGGACTGCATATGGGCGCCGTGTTACAGAAGTTGAGAGAGCCATGGCCAAACGGAAGAATGGTCAGGATCATTTAGATGAAAATGGTCATGAAGCATATTCTCATTTATCTGTTAAAGGATATAACTTTGAAGATGAAAGGATCTCAAATGGGCATTGGGTTAGGGAGCCACATTCAGATGTGATTCAAAAGTTTTTTCGGTTATTGGCGATCTGTCATACTGCCATACCTGATGTTGACGAGGAGACTGGGAAGGTGACATATGAAGCTGAATCACCCGATGAGGCAGCTTTTGTTATTGCAGCCAAAGAACTtggttttgaattttataagagAACACAAAATAGTGTCTCTTTTGTGGAGTTTGATCCTAAATCTAAGAAGAATGTTGAAAG gTCATATGAACTTCTGAATATTCTAGAGTTCAATAGTACACGAAAGAGAATGTCTGTTATAGTGAGGGACGATGAAGGGAAGCTACTTTTACTTTGTAAAGGTGCCGACAG TGTTATGTTTGAACGTCTTTCCAAACGAGGGCGCCAATTTGAAGAGAACACGAGAGACCATGTGCATGACTATGCTGATGCAGGGTTAAGGACTTTGATACTTGCGTATCGTGAATTAAATGACCAAGAATATGGAGAATTCAATGATAAATTTACAGAAGCCAAGAACTCAGTAAGTGCAGAACGAGATGATATGATAAGCGAAGTGACAGATGAAATCGAGAAAGATTTGATACTTCTTGGTGCAACTGCTGTTGAGGATAAACTTCAGAAAGGG GTCCCGGAGACAATTGACAAACTTGCTCAAGCCGGAATCAAGATATGGGTTCTAACTGGTGATAAAATGGAAACAGCCATAAATATAGG TTTTGCATGCAGTCTGCTTAGACAAGGAATGAAACAAATTGTAATAACGTTGGAATCACCAGAAATCATAGCAGCAGAAAAAGCTGGAGACAAAAGTGCCACTGCTATGGTTTCTAAACAAAGTGTCCAGAAGCAAATATCAGCAGGGAAGGCTCAAGTTGATGCTTCCATGTCTGATGCATATGCTTTGATCATTGACGGGAAATCTCTTGTGTACGCTTTGAATGAGGACACAAAAAAGGCCTTTTTAGAACTTGCAGTTGGTTGTGCTTCAGTTATTTGTTGTCGTTCATCACCAAAACAGAAGGCACTG GTCACGAGACTTGTTAAAGAGGGAACTGGAAAGACTACACTAGCGATAGGTGATGGAGCAAACGATGTGGGAATGCTTCAAGAAGCTGACATCGGTATTGGAATCAGTGGTGTTGAGGGAATGCAG GCGGTTATGTCTAGTGATATAGCAATTGCTCAGTTTCGGTTTTTGGAACGCTTACTATTAGTCCACGGACATTGGTCTTACCGGAGAATTTCTTCAATG ATATCatactttttctataaaaacaTAGTATTTGGAACCACAGTTTTCTTATACGAAGCTTATGCATCATTCTCCGGACAACCTGCCTATAACGATTGGTTTTTGTCTCTTTACAACGTTTTCTTCACATCACTTCCCGTCATTGCATTAGGAGTCTTTGACCAAGATGTATCTGCTAGATTTTGTCTCAAG TTTCCTTTGCTATACCAAGAAGGTGTACAAAACACGCTCTTTAGATGGCGCAGAATATTCAGCTGGATGCTGAACGGGCTATTCAGTGGCATAATAATCTTTTTCTTATGCATCAAAGCCATAAACCCCGAGTCTTATGACAAGAATGGAAAGACTGCCGGGTTGGAAATCGTGGGGGCCACATTGTACACATGTGTCGTATGGGTTGTTAACTGCCAAATGGCACTAGCCGTTAGTTATTTCACCTTAATACAACATATCTTCATCTGGGGAGGTATACTGGTATGGTACCTCTTCCTCATAGTATATGGTGCACTCCCACCTTCCATTTCGACGACAGCATATAAAGTCTTTGTAGAAACACTCGCGCCTGCACCCACTTACTGGCTCGTGACCCTTTTTGTGGTGACTGCTTCTTTGACTCCTTATTTTTGTTTCAAGGCAATACAAATGAGGTTCTTTCCCGGATACCATGGGATGGTTCAATGGCTAAGACATGACGGTCAGACCAATGATCCCGAGTATTGTAGCATGGTGAGACAACGGTCTATAAGGGCAACGACCGTGGGGCTCACGGCTCGTTCAGTAGCAAGGGATAATAACTTGTATAATTTGGACCGGCATCTTGAGAGATGA
- the LOC122595550 gene encoding tRNA(adenine(34)) deaminase, chloroplastic has protein sequence MHTCLNSPSYFNDHNHSYLFQTTPLIISSSSISTSNCCCCSCCCCVTNSNYNNNNSLLRINPSSFLYNGLRQSTLIHFSPSKRLSNYGGRNSNSSVTRRTHSCNNDSGRNYYLEKLYTFNEMRKLRKGGYVCSGFGGKREGGFLSDGIDDVEILLDLLSEEVVSENVGVRERKRVEKKGARDVTSDRKSEFSGLDKKGLKCDEKVVGIRFREGEGKGRFVRKVNRGGREEGVRAREEEYERSFVGKVNREGRKEEIWLREEEDDNGRFVKKVNREGRKEGSSCSSYYSVASTGEYESDNEDVEIKHDNYFVEGESSSGYQDDRKMDRYMKSYEEDVRENVNRRWESSKDENEILKKNNLKSYYGNEEWRKKSEKKLNVESSQQQSQVSVNIEQNSQQHNEKTDRITNQSQSMKYKTLKEMSDTDNKVTELTPSTRRRYSDTGDKLVNDKRRSDLRVSRQDEYTRQSNVNLEARIREVDTKKASTSSSHEFRMKIREDSSAETSTHVEDRREEEHQNQFTTLRDSRMETQQISEISDTRITNIESNIRREKQKLHLEASSSAEKVTMDQKVDTRRKNIENKYSTSSVELVEAPTKSLETGRKTIKASSFNVDMPKEATSSYKALKLNPEPSTQEPGAHVPGKSIEDEYSTSGVELEEAPTKSMKTRRRTIKASSFNVGMPKEATNSYKALRLNPEPSSQEPSARLTGKSGSFPIATTSTAGEYQERPESSRVRQSEISHESCISSADEQQKSSSHFVGEFVEKARHELSISEVQQEKKTHEVDLASQEGEQYESKSSGEDGSGNSDQKDGGSGPSVEMWHETGASIQQPVGTDAPDSAGHAESVKGSGRSLWNIIGDVVRLRWASPRSESHTPKSGAGKGSPGQSTSSERWFSGHEPDDSNDENVKIGSKKGRKEYSNPSSSKRKVEPLVPSSSSNTNQGSSSKVMSPSLIEESSFPSAIRMRRSPVVKITSTTETDASTSGKAEEIIHKPLIQVPQIDASGSGKMVAVDQQGPVRRKLGRTDQVSKDRFDEWEEAYTVEAMQRKNDELFMREALLEAKKAADFWEVPVGAVLVQDGKVIARGYNLVEESRDSTAHAEMICIREASNNLRSWRLSGTTLYVTLEPCPMCAGAILQARIDTVVWGAPNKLLGADGSWIRLFPDGDGGNGLDKPPAPVHPFHPNMVVRRGVLSTECADVMQQFFQLRRKKKERKTEAEPPSPAPASCLPITHHRHSKFLSKMHDAFSIMFCL, from the exons ATGCATACTTGTTTGAATTCACCTTCATATTTTAATGATCATAATCATAGTTACTTATTTCAAACAACCCCTTTaattatatcatcatcatcaattagTACTAgtaattgttgttgttgttcttgcTGTTGTTGTGTTACAAAtagtaattataataataataatagtttactTAGAATTAATCCAAGTAGTTTTTTATATAATGGGTTAAGACAATCTACTTTGATACATTTTTCCCCTAGTAAAAGATTAAGTAATTATGGTGGTAGAAATAGTAATAGTAGTGTTACTAGAAGGACACATTCTTGTAATAATGATTCGGGTCGGAATTATTATCTTGAAAAGctttatacttttaatgaaatgaGGAAGTTGAGGAAAGGTGGGTATGTGTGTTCGGGTTTTGGTGGTAAGAGGGAAGGAGGGTTTCTTAGTGATGGGATTGATGATGTTGAGATTTTGCTTGATTTGTTAAGTGAGGAAGTGGTGTCGGAGAATGTTGGTGTAAGAGAGAGGAAAAGGGTTGAGAAAAAGGGTGCTCGGGATGTTACGAGTGATAGGAAAAGTGAGTTTTCGGGATTGGATAAGAAGGGTTTGAAGTGTGATGAGAAAGTTGTAGGGATTAGGTTTAGGGAAGGAGAGGGTAAAGGGAGGTTTGTAAGAAAGGTGAATCGGGGAGGAAGGGAGGAGGGGGTTCGGGCAAGAGAGGAAGAATATGAGCGGAGTTTTGTAGGAAAGGTGAACCGGGAAGGAAGGAAGGAGGAGATTTGGTTGAGAGAGGAAGAAGATGATAACGGGAGGTTTGTGAAAAAAGTTAATCGTGAAGGAAGGAAAGAAGGGTCAAGTTGCTCGTCTTATTACTCGGTTGCGTCTACGGGCGAGTATGAAAGTGATaatgaagatgttgaaatcaAACATGATAATTATTTTGTTGAAGGAGAGTCTTCGAGTGGGTATCAGGATGATCGGAAAATGGATAGATATATGAAAAGTTATGAGGAGGACGTTAGAGAAAATGTAAATAGACGATGGGAATCTAGTAAAGATGAAAACGAGATCTTGAAGAAAAATAACTTGAAAAGTTATTATGGTAATGAAGAATGGcgaaaaaaatctgaaaaaaagCTTAATGTGGAGTCTAGTCAACAGCAATCACAAGTTTCTGTGAATATTGAGCAGAATAGTCAACAGCATAATGAAAAAACTGATAGAATCACTAATCAATCTCAGTCAATGAAGTATAAGACTCTCAAGGAAATGTCAGATACAGATAATAAGGTTACTGAATTGACCCCCAGCACCCGAAGACGATACAGTGATACTGGAGATAAGTTGGTTAATGATAAAAGGCGAAGTGATTTGCGCGTTTCTCGCCAAGATGAGTACACAAGGCAGTCAAATGTAAATTTAGAAGCACGAATTCGTGAAGTTGACACGAAAAAGGCTTCTACCTCCTCATCACATGAATTTAGAATGAAGATTCGAGAGGATAGTTCAGCAGAAACTAGTACTCATGTTGAAGATCGAAGAGAAGAAGAACACCAAAACCAGTTCACTACATTAAGAGATTCTAGAATGGAAACACAACAAATTTCAGAAATTTCTGATACTCGTATTACTAATATTGAATCTAACATCAGAagggaaaaacaaaaattgcATTTAGAGGCTTCAAGTTCAGCTGAGAAAGTTACAATGGACCAGAAGGTTGATACTAGGAGAAAAAACATTGAAAATAAGTATTCGACATCCAGTGTGGAATTGGTAGAGGCACCCACGAAATCGTTGGAAACTGGAAGGAAAACAATTAAGGCATCGAGTTTCAATGTTGATATGCCGAAAGAGGCTACTAGTTCGTACAAAGCTTTGAAATTGAATCCTGAACCTAGTACACAAGAACCTGGTGCTCATGTTCCTGGAAAGAGCATTGAAGATGAGTATTCGACATCTGGGGTGGAATTGGAGGAGGCCCCCACCAAATCGATGAAAACTCGAAGGAGAACAATCAAGGCTTCGAGTTTTAATGTTGGGATGCCGAAAGAGGCAACTAATTCCTACAAAGCGTTGAGATTGAACCCTGAGCCTAGTTCACAAGAACCTAGTGCTCGTCTTACTGGTAAGAGTGGCTCATTTCCAATAGCCACAACTTCTACAGCCGGTGAATACCAGGAGCGTCCAGAGAGTTCCAGAGTTCGGCAGTCTGAAATATCCCATGAAAGTTGTATTTCTTCAGCTGATGAACAACAGAAATCTTCAAGCCATTTTGTGGGTGAATTTGTTGAAAAGGCAAGACACGAACTTTCCATTTCCGAAGTTCAACAGGAGAAGAAAACCCATGAAGTTGATTTAGCGAGTCAAGAAGGTGAGCAATATGAATCTAAGAGTTCAGGTGAAGATGGTTCAGGAAATTCTGACCAAAAGGATGGAGGTAGTGGACCATCTGTTGAGATGTGGCATGAAACTGGTGCATCCATTCAGCAGCCTGTGGGGACAGATGCACCTGATTCAGCTGGACATGCTGAATCTGTTAAAGGGAGTGGTAGGTCCTTATGGAATATTATTGGAGATGTGGTTAGATTACGGTGGGCATCACCACGTTCTGAATCACATACACCGAAATCAGGTGCTGGAAAGGGCTCACCGGGTCAGTCTACTAGTAGCGAAAGATGGTTTTCTGGTCACGAACCAGATGACTCAAATGATGAGAACGTGAAAATTGGAAGTAAGAAAGGTCGAAAAGAATATTCAAACCCTTCAAGTTCCAAGAGGAAGGTAGAGCCTCTGGTACCATCATCATCGTCAAATACAAACCAGGGGTCTTCATCCAAAGTCATGTCTCCATCACTAATTGAAGAATCATCATTTCCATCTGCAATTCGCATGAGAAGGTCACCTGTTGTAAAGATAACTTCTACCACCGAAACTGATGCATCCACAAGTGGCAAAGCGGAAGAAATAATTCATAAACCGTTGATCCAAGTGCCACAAATAGATGCATCTGGCAGTGGCAAAATGGTGGCAGTGGATCAACAGGGTCCTGTTCGAAGAAAACTGGGAAGAACAGATCAAGTCTCTAAAGATAGATTTGATGAATGGGAAGAGGCTTATACTGTTGAAGCAATGCAACGTAAAAACGATGAACTTTTTATGAGAGAAGCGCTTTTGGAAGCTAAAAAGGCTGCAGATTTCTGGGAAGTACCTGTTGGGGCTGTTCTTGTGCAAGATGGTAAAGTAATTGCTCGTGGATATAATTT GGTAGAAGAGTCACGCGACTCCACTGCCCATGCTGAGATGATTTGTATACGTGAGGCATCAAACAACCTACGCTCATGGAGACTTTCG GGTACTACACTTTATGTAACACTTGAACCATGTCCTATGTGTGCTGGAGCTATTCTTCAAGCGCGGATTGACACGGTTGTTTGGGGAGCACCCAATAAACTACTTGGAGCTGATGGCAGCTGGATCAG GCTGTTTCCTGATGGTGATGGAGGAAATGGATTAGATAAACCGCCTGCCCCTGTTCACCCATTCCATCCAAACATGGTGGTGAGAAGGGGAGTTTTAT